The proteins below are encoded in one region of Belonocnema kinseyi isolate 2016_QV_RU_SX_M_011 chromosome 3, B_treatae_v1, whole genome shotgun sequence:
- the LOC117170112 gene encoding nuclear transcription factor Y subunit B-4: MENSGESGDDGGPLGTTTFLGSGVSGNYIGGDIEDDPENTDDSNHGGDPLQGGGGGGAAGPLREQDRFLPIANVAKIMKRAIPESGKIAKDARECVQECVSEFISFITSEASDRCHMEKRKTINGEDILFAMTTLGFDNYVEPLKLYLQKYREATKGDNPLGGTSGNGERKSESAHSTIYEEQLFAIQTGTDATTSDTPVLYSYSTADQMQFQLS; encoded by the exons atggaaaacaGTGGGGAAAGTGGCGACGACGGAGGTCCTTTAGGTACAACAACTTTCCTTGGCAGTGGAGTTTCTGGAAATTACATCGGAGGTGATATAGAAG atgatcCAGAGAACACGGATGATTCGAATCATGGTGGAGATCCGCTCCAGGGTGGCGGAGGTGGAGGCGCAGCAGGTCCTCTCCGCGAACAGGATCGCTTCCTCCCGATCGCAAATGTAGCGAAAATCATGAAGAGGGCGATCCCCGAGTCCGGTAAAATAGCCAAGGACGCACGTGAGTGCGTGCAGGAGTGCGTCTCCGAATTTATCTCGTTTATCACCTCGGAGGCGAGCGACCGGTGTCACATGGAGAAACGGAAAACGATCAACGGCGAGGACATCCTCTTCGCGATGACGACCCTCGGCTTTGACAATTACGTCGAGCCGCTGAAACTCTATCTGCAAAAATATCGCGAGGCGACAAAAGGCGACAATCCGCTAGGTGGCACCTCAGGCAATGGCGAGCGTAAAAGCGAATCCGCCCATTCCACCATCTACGAGGAGCAACTATTTGCGATTCAAACTGGCACAGATGCGACGACTTCGGACACGCCTGTTCTCTACAGTTATTCGACCGCTGACCAGATGCAATTTCAATTGTCCTGA
- the LOC117170101 gene encoding protein ROLLING AND ERECT LEAF 2 produces the protein MYAAAGGASIANRRKQKRLQLNKRDVATASADAAARNRTATANRKLSRPRVVPQPPPPPPPSSSTLSAPPPSSNFHSSIDRRRRIEQRNQKLAPPASPIQFPISPPPLSLESPSPRPNKASNFPFPPPSILDLRVSPSTAELQCGGQAPNKAAWQGCNNRPPHPLSPASPQSSREGYKTKQCEAHRRWMKRNRIRDASYCYGSSGEDDEEEGSSSAIRRNGEVSAAANTMLYAGLGTTALGLVISFVGTGEKGFTSPQLRLIGPSLLCAGLLCCILRVLLCLCFCRCGHCRWTPCPCVSKKKRKKHKETVSLSAEPSLPTASLLSPLSQPAMPSSCLISPVTRGREILLSPAQLHE, from the exons ATGTACGCAGCAGCAGGTGGCGCTAGCATCGCCAACAGGAGGAAGCAGAAGCGGCTGCAGCTGAACAAGCGAGATGTTGCCACTGCATCAGCGGATGCTGCAGCCAGGAACAGAACTGCTACAGCTAATCGAAAATTATCACGTCCACGCGTAGTACCAcaaccaccaccaccaccaccaccatcaTCTTCTACACTATCAGCGCCGCCACCGTCGTCAAACTTCCACTCGAGTATAGATCGACGACGTCGAATAGAACAGCGGAACCAGAAGTTGGCCCCTCCGGCCTCTCCTATTCAGTTTCCAATTTCTCCACCTCCACTTTCCTTAGAATCACCAAGTCCGAGGCCCAACAAGGCTTCCAACTTTCCTTTTCCACCTCCGTCCATCCTCGACCTTCGAGTCTCGCCTTCTACTGCGGAACTACAG TGCGGTGGACAAGCGCCTAACAAAGCAGCATGGCAAGGATGCAACAACAGGCCTCCTCATCCTCTTTCACCAGCGTCTCCGCAGAGCTCAAGAGAAGGATACAAAACGAAACAATGCGAAGCTCATCGTCGGTGGATGAAAAGAAACAGG ATACGAGATGCGAGTTACTGCTACGGGAGCAGTGGCGAGGACGACGAGGAAGAAGGAAGCAGTTCAGCAATCCGTCGAAATGGTGAAGTGAGTGCAGCAGCAAATACGATGCTGTACGCAGGACTGGGAACGACAGCTCTTGGTCTCGTAATTTCCTTTGTGGGAACCGGGGAAAAGGGATTCACCAGTCCCCAGCTAAGACTGATCGGCCCTTCCCTCCTGTGTGCCGGTTTACTCTGTTGCATCCTCCGGGTGTTGCTCTGTCTTTGCTTCTGTCGTTGTGGACACTGTCGATGGACACCTTGTCCCTGTGTCTCGAAGAAAAAACGGAAGAAGCATAAAGAGACTGTGTCTTTGTCGGCAGAACCATCGCTCCCAACAGCATCGCTCTTGTCGCCCTTGTCTCAACCGGCAATGCCTTCGTCCTGTCTAATCTCGCCAGTGACAAGAGGACGCGAGATTCTGCTCTCTCCTGCCCAGTTACACGAATAA